The nucleotide sequence GAAGTGAGTCAATATCATCCTGGGAAACGGTCGAAGATTGAGGTTTTTCCTGAACAGGCTCAGCAATTGGCTCTGGAGGAGGTTCTGATATTGATCCCAAAAGGCTGTCAATGTCGTCCTGGGAGAAAACATCAAAATGACTTTCTGTCTGGGGTTTTGATTCAGCAGGTTTTTTATCGTCTGTTTTGAATACGGAAAGCAGACTGTCAATATCATCCTGATTAACTATGCTGCCAATGCCCGGGCTTTTTTCTTCTTTTGTTTCAGAAAGGTCTGTATCGATTGGTTTTATGCTGCTGAGAAGTGCATCTATATCGCCCTGGGAGACTGATTCGGCAATATCAGATGATTCTGGCCCGGTTTGCCCGGAGACAACAGGAGAACTCTGACCTTTTTCAGGATTTTTTTTACCTGATGAAGTCTCGGCCTTGTTTGTCTTTCCTGACAAAAGGGCATCAATATCATCCTGGGATATGGAGTCGAAATCCTGTTTGTCTTGGGCCATAATCAATCATCCCTGTTTATCTGTAGACCGAAAGGCGGGATCTGAGTTTGATGAGCGCTCCTGAATGTATCTGGCATATTCTTGATTCGGTCAGATCCATAACCCTTCCTATTTCCTTCAAGGTAAGTTCATCATAATAATAAAGGGAGATAACCACCTGTTCTTTTTTTGAAAGCAGACCTATTGCCTTTGCCACAGCCTTTTTCAGTTCTTCCTTTCCCATATTATCGGAAGGATCGTCTTCTCCCTGAAGATTATCCTGAAAAGTTCTTTTTGATTCCGTGTTTTCCTCGTTCCGTAAAAAAGTATCAAGGCTCAGTATGGATGCCGCATGAATCTCAAAAAGCATTTCATGATACTCTTCAATGGATATGTGCATTTCAGCAGCGATATCTTCGTCATCGGCAGGCTTTGCCTCCCTTGACTCAAAGGCGAATACCGCCTTTTCTATGTCGTGAATCCTTTTGCGCATCGATCTGGAATACCAGTCCATGCTTCGGAGTTCATCGAGTATTGCGCCCTTTATTCTGTACTGGGCATATGTCTTGAGACTGACATCTTTTTTTGGATTGAACTTGTCCACCGCATCTATTAGGCCAAGGCATCCTGCGCTTATAAGCTCGTTAAGATTAACTGAAGACGGCAGCCTTAAGGAAATTCTGTGTGCTATCTGTCTCACGAAAAACGCATATTTTACAATCTGAGCCTCCCTTTCCTCGGGTGAAAAAAAGCCTGATCCATGGCTTTCATAGGGATAAAAAAATGTATTCATGCTCATATGCAGATGAACCTTATTTATAAGCCTGGTTCATTTATCATGATACCGGCTTTCCTGAAGAGGTCTTTGGAGTGGTTTATATGCATTCATTCCAAAAAGAATAACCCTTGAACCATCCTTTTTTCTACAGGAATACCGAATTTCAGGAAAGCTTTTCTTATCAAGTGCTTAAAAAACTGATCATGCAATAGTCTGTCTATTAAAATAAAATAATGCCTGGATTTAGTATTTTAAATAAAAATAAATAATTATGGCTTAATTGCCCATATTGACGAATCTTTTTACAAAGAATTTTATATTACCGCCTGATTCGGATGTGCGCGGAGACATCATTATCATTCTTGCCAGTTTTTTTATGCTCTGGCTTGAGGCTGCTCCGGGATTGTCAACAATTACCGGAACCCTTTTAATTACGGATCTTTGAAGTGTTTCATCCTGTGGTATGAATCCCATGTATTCAATGACCACATTGCTAAGGAATTTCTGGGCAGCGTTGCTCAGGTTAAGATAAACGGCCTTTGCCTCTGAAGACTCCCTGACCATGTTTATGAGCAGCTTGAACCTTCTAATTCCGTGTTGGGTGTTCATGACCTTCATCATCGCGTAGGCGTCGGTTATGGAAGTTGGTTCCCTTGTTGCTATTATCATGCAGTCATCAGCCGCAGCATTGAAATAAAGGACATTTGGAGAGATTCCTGCGCCCGTGTCCACAAGAACTATATCAAAAGAGCCTTCGAGTGTACCAAGCTCCACAAGAAGATTCATTTTCTGACCCTGGGTAAGATGGGTCAGCTCGGTTACTCCTGAACCTGCCGGAAGAATTTTTATTCCTGTCGCTGTGGTGAGGAGAACTTCCGAAATGTTTTTTTCTCCGTCGATTACGTGGCCGATATGATACTCGGGATGCACCCCGAAAATTATATCAACATTTGAAAGTCCAAGGTCAGCGTCAATTATCAGGACTCTCTGCCCCATGGATCTGAATGCTTCCGCAAGGCTTGCGACTATATTTGTTTTACCAACTCCGCCTTTGCCACTGGTGACTGATAGGACTATGGTGTTTTTTGAATTTCCTGCCAGAGCAAATCCGGTTTCGGTTGTTTTCTGATCCATCAGTTTTCTTAGGCTGCTTGCCTGGTCAACCATTTGTGACTCCAGTCATTAAATTTAGGCGATATTCATAAAATTTGGATCAGGTAGAGCTTATCCTTAATCCGTTTTTCACCTTACGATGAAATTCTGCGGCTCTCAAATACAAATCCCATTATTTTTTTACGTGTGGCAGCCACAAGGTCGTCGGGAACTTTCTGGCCGTTGGTCATGAAAGCAACCGGCATGCGCATGTCCAGTATCTGGTCAAGGATGACACCTGGCCTGCATGTCTCGTCGAGCTTGGTAAAAACATAGGCTGAAGGATTCAATGCAGAGTATCTCTTTGAAGCTTCGAGCATGTCCTCTTTGGATGTGGTCGCGCTTAAGACAAGAAGGCTTGAAATATCGGCGTCTTTTTGAATCAGATCCGAGATCTCATTCATCTTCTGGGTGTCAAAATGACTATAACCTGCCGTGTCTATGAGAATGACATCCTTGCCTTCCATCTTGCTCATGGCAATGGCAAGATCTTCCCTTGAAAATGCGGCCATGCACTGGATTCCCATTATGGACGTATATGTTTTGATCTGTTCTATGGCCCCGATTCTGTAACCGTCAATCGAGATTACACCTACTTTGAGCTTTCTGACAATACTCAGTTCAGCCGCAAGTTTGGCTATGGTCGTTGTCTTTCCTGATCCAGTCGGGCCTATCAGCGCAAAAGCCTTGTTCTTTTTTGTATTGCCGCTGTTTATTTCTGTAAAAGGATCGGTTACTTCAAGGGTTCCGAGAAGAACATCTATCAGTTTTCTGTTAAAATCCGAAGCTGAAAATTCCTTTCCTTCCATGGCCTCATACGCAATGCTCATGAAACGTCTGGCTCTTCTCTCTGTCAGCCCGGTTCCTGCAAGTCTGTTAAATAAAGCCATACATTCAGGCAGGCGTCTTACTTCATCAGGAATTCCGTCCGAGAACGACAGCGTTTTAATCATGTCTTTGAGGGCATCAAGCTCAGCCTGGATTGTCGCAAGGGCAGAGTCCGGTTTTTCTTCATGACTTTGGCCGCTAAGCTGAGCCGGGTTGAACAGGTTCTGTACCGGTTGATTCTGAAGCCTTTCAGTTTTTTTTATGAGCGAGGCTCCCTGCTTTGAATTCTGTGAGGCAGGGCCTGATGACTGGGTTGCTATGACCTCGAACATGTCCTTGCCATATGGATCCCTGGTTTTTTTCGGCAGTCTTCTTGTGTTCAGAATGACAGCATCTGGTCCGATGCTTTCCTTTACCATGCTTATGGCTGCCTGTATGCTTTCTGCTGTAAATGTTCGGGATGCCATATTTTTTTCTCCAAGGTCTTAACGGTTTTTTAAAACTCAGCGTCCGGAGGTCTGTTATTTCGCTTCTCATTCAAGATGACACCAAGGCGGCAAGGAGGAAGCCCCGGAGGCCTACGTTGTTTGTACGCCGAGGAGCTGACGACGATGCCAACGCAGGTGCCGCTTGAATACGGATGTAAATTATATTTCTATTTTGGCCACAGCCCTGAGACTTATGCTCGGCATTATCTCGGCATGTGACGTTACAATTACTGCAGGCAAGAAGTGTTCCACCATTCTTCTGAGATGGCGTCTTACTCCCGGAGGAGTCAGGACAATTGGCTGTACATTCATGTCCATGGCCTTTTCAGTGGCCGTCTTGGTGGCAAGAATTATTTTTTCAGCAACATTAGGATCTATGGACATATATGTTCCATGATCAGTATGCTGGAGACTCTTCGTCAAAATATCCTCGACCTTTCTGTCCATGGTAATGACAGAAATTACCCCATCCGGCTGAACATATGGTGCAAGTATGGATCTGGACATTTTCTGGCGCACATATTCTGTTAGAAGATCAGGGTCTTTTGTCATTGTCGCATAATCTGCAAGGGTCTCAACTATTGTCAGCATGTCGCGTATTGATATGCGCTCACTGAGCAGATTCTGGAGAACTTTCTGAACCATGCCTATACTCATGAGGTTAGGAACAAGCTCTTCCACAGCTTTTGGACTCGATTTGGCAACATTTTCAATGAGATGCTGAACTTCCTGACGTCCGAGAAGATCAGAAGCATTGGATTTTATTATTTCCGTAAGATGAGTGGCCACAACGGTTGAGTTGTCCACAACCGTATATCCGGCAAATCTTGCCTCTTCTTCCCTTTCAGGCGGTATCCAGATGGCAGGGAGATTGAAAGCAGGTTCTCTTGTCGGTATTCCGTCAATCGGTCTCGCAACGTCTCCAGGGTCCATTGCCAGAAGGTGATTCACCATTAACTCTGATTTTGCCATTTCCACGCCTTTGATAATAAAGCGGTATTCTGACGGCCTCAGCTTGAGATTGTCCCTGATGTGAATTGGTGGAACAACCATGCCCAGGTCTGATGCGAACTGGCGCCTTATGGACTTTATCCTGGCGAGAAGACTTCCGTCCTGGGACTTGTCAACAAGCGGAATTATTCCGTAACCAACTTCAAGCTCCATGACATCCATTGAAAGAAGATGATCCACCTCTTCCGGGCCTGATGGTTCAGCTGCTTCTTCCTTATGGCCGGGCGCTCCTGGAAGAAGTGCTTTTTCTTCGGCTTTATCCTTGGAAAAATAATAAACGCTTCCGGACAGAGCAGCCGCAAGAAACATGAATGGAATGGCAGGGAGCCCGGGAACAAGTCCCAGGAAGAAAACTATTACTGAACCCATATAAATGGGAGCAGGGCGCTTGAAAATATGGTTTGAAAATTCCTTGCCCATTCTTTCTCCGCTTCCTGCCCTTGAAACAAGAACACCTGAGGCTGTGGAGATTATCAGGGCAGGGATCTGGCTGACAAGACCGTCGCCAACTGAAAGAAGGGTATAGTTTGACGCTGCTGTCGCCATGTCAAGCCCGTTTGAAACCCCTATTATGATTCCGCCGATTACATTTATCAGGGTAATTATTATGCCCGCGACAGCGTCCCCTCTTACAAACTTGCTGGCACCATCCATTGCTCCGTGGAATTCCGACTCATTGGCAACTTCTTTTCGTCTCGCTCTTGCTTCGTTTTCATCAATCATTCCTGCATTAAGGTCTGCGTCTATGGCCATCTGTTTTCCTGGCATGGCGTCGAGTGTGAAGCGTGCCGCAACTTCAGCAATACGGCCTGCGCCTTTGGTGATAACCATGAAATTGATGATGACCAGAATAACGAATATTATGAGACCTACGGTATAATTACCGCCAACTACGAATGCACCGAATGATTTGATTATGTCTCCGGCCGCATCCGGGCCTTCATTCCCGTGGAGAAGAATAAGTCTTGTGGATGCCACGTTCAGCGAAAGCCTGAAAAGGGTCAGGAAAAGCAGCATTGTAGGAAATATGGCAAAATCCAGTGGCTTTTCAGTATACATGGTCGTGATAAGAACGATGACCGAAAGAGTAATGCTGAGGGCCAGAAGAAAGTCGAGAATAAGGGTGGGTACAGGTAAAATCATCGCGAGGAGAATTGCTATTACGGCCGCGACCATCCCTATATCCGAGGACTCGTTCATGATTGCTTTTATAACGCCTGTGTTTTCAGCAGCCATCTTATTCACCTTTTATGTCATAATCTTGACTGTCTGTGCCAATAGTATGACGCTTTATGGATGTTTCAATAACCAAAATTATTCTTAATAAGAAGGGCAAGCTTTAGCGGCATAAATTATAATTATTGGAGTGCCGTCGTTATACAGAAGAAATCAGAACATTTTCTTGCCCTTAAGTTTGTATACATAGGCGAGGATTTCAGCAACGGTCTGGTAAAGATCCGGAGGAACCTCATCACCTATTTCTGCTAACTTATACAAATTTCGGGCCAAAGGTGGATTTTCCACGACAGGAACACCGGCTTCTGCGGCAATTTCCCTTATTTTCAGGGCAATTGCGCCTGCTCCTTTTGCAATTACCTTGGGCGCTGTCATGTTCATGGTGTCATACTGGAGTGCTACTGCAAAGTGGGTCGGGTTTGTTACTACAACATCGGCTTTAGGAACTTCATGCATCATTCTCTGGCGCGCGGCCTGCATCTGGATGCTTCTTATCCTGGATTTTATCTGGGGATCACCTTCTGTCTGCTTGTATTCGTCTTTTATTTCCTGCTTGGACATTTTCAGCTGCTGTTCATGGCTCCATTTCTGGAAACCGAAGTCTATAGCCGCAAGCACGAACATGGCAACAAGAACCCAGAAGAACATCCTGAAACAGTCATTTAGTATGAATATAACGATCTGTTCTATGGTGTTGTCGTAAAGCATGAATAGCTGTCCAATGCTTCCCTTTACCGAAGAATAAGCAACAGACGCGATTATGATTATCTTGAAGATGCTCTTTACAAGTTCCATGGCGGATTTTTTCGAAAAAATGCGGCCAAAGCCTTTCATTGGGTCGAGTTTGTCAGGTTTTGCCTCAATGGCCTGCCATGAGACCGTAAAACCAACCTGGATAAAGTTCGAAAAAAGGGCTGCAATAAAGGCTGCAAGTAAAACAGGTGCAATTGTTATGAAAAAGACAAAAGTGAAATGATAGGACTGCCTCACAAGTTCATGTATGTCCATCAGGGGGATTCTGTCAAAGGAAAGGCTGCGCCGGATAAGATCGTGCATCTTTCCGTATACAAAGCCTATGAGAAAATAAAGTGTGACAATCGAAGCAAGTAGCACGATTACAGAGGGAATTTCAACGCTTCGGGCGACCTGGCCTTCTTCTCTGGCTTTTTCCCGTTTTCGGGGGGTGGCCTCTTCGGTTCTTTCTTGTCCGCTTTCTTCAGGCATCAGCCCCCTCCCATAAGAGCCATAAAGCTCCTCAGAAGCAGATTAAGTCCTGAAACAAAAGATCTGCAGGCGATAAGGAAGGTGGTCAATGCTAATCCGCACATGAACAGTCCGCCTATTATTTTGACTGGGAATGCTACTGTCAGGATATTCATCTGCGGGGCGAATTTGGTCATTATGCCGAATGCAGCGTCAATAAGAATCATTGTCGCCATTATTGGAGCCGCCATTTTGATTCCAAGGACGAACATGCCGGCGGGCATTTCGATCAGTTTTTTAGCCAGATCCGGGCCATAAGTCAAAACACCGGGTTTGAGAAGTGTGAAACTGTCAACCACGGCAGAAAGGATTATATGGTGGCCTCCGATTTCAATAAAAATTACAAGAACAACCCAGTAGAACAGCTGATCAAGTACAGAGACCTGGCTTCCTGACTGGGGATCTATTACGTTGATCATTGAAAAACCGAGCTGGAAGCCCGCGATCTGTCCAGCCATCTGTACTGCCGCGACAAAAACCCTCACACTGAAGCTGAGAATAAAGCCCACCATGAATTCTATGACTCCCATCATGGCAACGCCTGATGCGGAATCAGGCCAAGCAGACGCATCAACTTTAACGACTGGAAAAAGAAAAATGGTAAGGGCAAAGGAAAGCCCTGCCTTTACAAATGCAGGGAATGAAGGGCTTCCGAAAAATGGGAACAGAAAAAGAATCGTGCTTATTCTGGTGAGAATAAGGAAAAAAGTTTTGTATTCTTCATGGGTAAAGGCGAAAAGTTCCATATTTTGGAAATTCTATCTGATATACATCGGAATGTTAGTGATAATTTTTTCTATGAAAGTCACCAGTTTTTCAAGCATCCACGGCGCAAAAAACAGAAGTCCCATAAAAACAGCGAGTATTTTTGGCACGAAGCTGAGTGTCATTTCCTGAATGGATGTGACAGCCTGGAAAATACTGATGGCAAGCCCTACGATAAGCCCCAGCCCAAGCATTGGCATGGACACAAGTATCGTAAGCATTATCGCTTCCTTGGCAAATCCCACAACAAATTCCGGCGTCATAGGTTCACCACAAAGCTTTTTATGAGAGAGCCCGCAAGAATATTCCATCCGTCAGCAAGTACAAACAGAATGAGTTTGAAGGGTAGGGAGATCATTACCGGAGGAAGCATCATCATACCCATGGCAAGAAGGACGCTGGCCACAACCATA is from Desulforegula conservatrix Mb1Pa and encodes:
- a CDS encoding FliA/WhiG family RNA polymerase sigma factor, translated to MNTFFYPYESHGSGFFSPEEREAQIVKYAFFVRQIAHRISLRLPSSVNLNELISAGCLGLIDAVDKFNPKKDVSLKTYAQYRIKGAILDELRSMDWYSRSMRKRIHDIEKAVFAFESREAKPADDEDIAAEMHISIEEYHEMLFEIHAASILSLDTFLRNEENTESKRTFQDNLQGEDDPSDNMGKEELKKAVAKAIGLLSKKEQVVISLYYYDELTLKEIGRVMDLTESRICQIHSGALIKLRSRLSVYR
- a CDS encoding MinD/ParA family protein, with the translated sequence MVDQASSLRKLMDQKTTETGFALAGNSKNTIVLSVTSGKGGVGKTNIVASLAEAFRSMGQRVLIIDADLGLSNVDIIFGVHPEYHIGHVIDGEKNISEVLLTTATGIKILPAGSGVTELTHLTQGQKMNLLVELGTLEGSFDIVLVDTGAGISPNVLYFNAAADDCMIIATREPTSITDAYAMMKVMNTQHGIRRFKLLINMVRESSEAKAVYLNLSNAAQKFLSNVVIEYMGFIPQDETLQRSVIKRVPVIVDNPGAASSQSIKKLARMIMMSPRTSESGGNIKFFVKRFVNMGN
- the flhF gene encoding flagellar biosynthesis protein FlhF, which codes for MASRTFTAESIQAAISMVKESIGPDAVILNTRRLPKKTRDPYGKDMFEVIATQSSGPASQNSKQGASLIKKTERLQNQPVQNLFNPAQLSGQSHEEKPDSALATIQAELDALKDMIKTLSFSDGIPDEVRRLPECMALFNRLAGTGLTERRARRFMSIAYEAMEGKEFSASDFNRKLIDVLLGTLEVTDPFTEINSGNTKKNKAFALIGPTGSGKTTTIAKLAAELSIVRKLKVGVISIDGYRIGAIEQIKTYTSIMGIQCMAAFSREDLAIAMSKMEGKDVILIDTAGYSHFDTQKMNEISDLIQKDADISSLLVLSATTSKEDMLEASKRYSALNPSAYVFTKLDETCRPGVILDQILDMRMPVAFMTNGQKVPDDLVAATRKKIMGFVFESRRISS
- the flhA gene encoding flagellar biosynthesis protein FlhA: MAAENTGVIKAIMNESSDIGMVAAVIAILLAMILPVPTLILDFLLALSITLSVIVLITTMYTEKPLDFAIFPTMLLFLTLFRLSLNVASTRLILLHGNEGPDAAGDIIKSFGAFVVGGNYTVGLIIFVILVIINFMVITKGAGRIAEVAARFTLDAMPGKQMAIDADLNAGMIDENEARARRKEVANESEFHGAMDGASKFVRGDAVAGIIITLINVIGGIIIGVSNGLDMATAASNYTLLSVGDGLVSQIPALIISTASGVLVSRAGSGERMGKEFSNHIFKRPAPIYMGSVIVFFLGLVPGLPAIPFMFLAAALSGSVYYFSKDKAEEKALLPGAPGHKEEAAEPSGPEEVDHLLSMDVMELEVGYGIIPLVDKSQDGSLLARIKSIRRQFASDLGMVVPPIHIRDNLKLRPSEYRFIIKGVEMAKSELMVNHLLAMDPGDVARPIDGIPTREPAFNLPAIWIPPEREEEARFAGYTVVDNSTVVATHLTEIIKSNASDLLGRQEVQHLIENVAKSSPKAVEELVPNLMSIGMVQKVLQNLLSERISIRDMLTIVETLADYATMTKDPDLLTEYVRQKMSRSILAPYVQPDGVISVITMDRKVEDILTKSLQHTDHGTYMSIDPNVAEKIILATKTATEKAMDMNVQPIVLTPPGVRRHLRRMVEHFLPAVIVTSHAEIMPSISLRAVAKIEI
- the flhB gene encoding flagellar biosynthesis protein FlhB — encoded protein: MPEESGQERTEEATPRKREKAREEGQVARSVEIPSVIVLLASIVTLYFLIGFVYGKMHDLIRRSLSFDRIPLMDIHELVRQSYHFTFVFFITIAPVLLAAFIAALFSNFIQVGFTVSWQAIEAKPDKLDPMKGFGRIFSKKSAMELVKSIFKIIIIASVAYSSVKGSIGQLFMLYDNTIEQIVIFILNDCFRMFFWVLVAMFVLAAIDFGFQKWSHEQQLKMSKQEIKDEYKQTEGDPQIKSRIRSIQMQAARQRMMHEVPKADVVVTNPTHFAVALQYDTMNMTAPKVIAKGAGAIALKIREIAAEAGVPVVENPPLARNLYKLAEIGDEVPPDLYQTVAEILAYVYKLKGKKMF
- the fliR gene encoding flagellar biosynthetic protein FliR is translated as MELFAFTHEEYKTFFLILTRISTILFLFPFFGSPSFPAFVKAGLSFALTIFLFPVVKVDASAWPDSASGVAMMGVIEFMVGFILSFSVRVFVAAVQMAGQIAGFQLGFSMINVIDPQSGSQVSVLDQLFYWVVLVIFIEIGGHHIILSAVVDSFTLLKPGVLTYGPDLAKKLIEMPAGMFVLGIKMAAPIMATMILIDAAFGIMTKFAPQMNILTVAFPVKIIGGLFMCGLALTTFLIACRSFVSGLNLLLRSFMALMGGG
- the fliQ gene encoding flagellar biosynthesis protein FliQ, which encodes MTPEFVVGFAKEAIMLTILVSMPMLGLGLIVGLAISIFQAVTSIQEMTLSFVPKILAVFMGLLFFAPWMLEKLVTFIEKIITNIPMYIR